One Tunturibacter gelidoferens genomic region harbors:
- a CDS encoding PEP-CTERM sorting domain-containing protein, translated as MKFALLVPILCLGVASMAAKADTLTLNNGTVNPSGGSAEIYPYSFQLGTSSGTSTVNLMCLNYNREISAGETWSITEESIPTGNSVTDQDYRADAILYSEILHPQAGVSASEVQYAEWSIFDSADLTGNSLFDSTAQILASNALNAANNQQLINSGYFNQFTLYIPSDDTSSGPQEFIGTATTPEPSSLMLFGSGLIGMAGVLRRKLVRA; from the coding sequence ATGAAATTTGCATTGCTTGTTCCAATCCTCTGTCTTGGTGTTGCTTCAATGGCCGCGAAAGCCGACACACTCACTCTCAACAATGGGACGGTCAATCCTTCCGGCGGCAGCGCGGAGATCTATCCCTATTCGTTTCAGCTTGGTACTTCCTCCGGCACGTCGACGGTGAATCTGATGTGCCTCAACTACAACCGCGAAATCTCCGCCGGTGAGACCTGGAGCATCACCGAAGAGAGCATACCCACGGGAAACTCCGTGACGGATCAGGACTACCGCGCCGATGCGATTCTCTACTCCGAGATTCTTCATCCACAAGCGGGAGTGAGCGCAAGCGAAGTTCAGTACGCCGAATGGAGCATCTTCGATTCGGCCGACCTGACGGGAAATTCGTTATTTGATTCTACGGCGCAAATCCTGGCCAGCAATGCATTGAACGCGGCCAACAACCAGCAGTTGATCAACTCCGGCTACTTCAATCAGTTCACTCTATACATTCCTTCGGACGACACGTCTTCGGGGCCACAGGAGTTTATCGGTACAGCGACGACTCCAGAGCCCTCAAGCCTGATGTTGTTCGGTTCGGGGTTGATCGGAATGGCAGGAGTGCTCCGCCGTAAATTAGTTCGCGCATAA
- a CDS encoding class D sortase: MRVLAYAERLLWTCGLLCAGYCLILVVQAKGTQRFADRIDQPVPTRIASSAAHTTEDVIGRIEIPALALSAPITADYDGSSLHRGVGHIPGTAVPGGLGTVGLAGHRDSFFRPLRRIAAKMEVRLIDKSGTYHYVVDSTEIVSPDKVEVLNIAARPELTLITCFPFDYVGAAPERFIVHAHLLSASPDGVSAIH; this comes from the coding sequence ATGCGAGTGCTCGCATACGCAGAGCGTCTTCTTTGGACGTGTGGTCTCCTTTGCGCCGGATACTGCCTGATTCTGGTTGTCCAGGCAAAGGGGACCCAGAGGTTCGCGGACCGGATCGACCAGCCTGTGCCAACCAGAATCGCCTCTTCCGCCGCGCACACGACTGAGGATGTGATTGGCAGGATTGAGATTCCAGCACTCGCGTTGTCAGCACCGATCACGGCCGACTATGATGGGAGTAGTTTGCATCGGGGAGTGGGACATATTCCCGGGACCGCGGTGCCGGGTGGCCTTGGAACGGTGGGGCTGGCAGGTCATCGCGATTCGTTCTTCCGGCCGTTGCGCAGGATCGCCGCGAAGATGGAAGTGCGGTTGATCGATAAGAGTGGCACCTATCACTACGTCGTGGATTCGACTGAAATCGTGAGTCCCGACAAGGTAGAAGTGCTGAATATCGCCGCCAGGCCAGAGCTAACGCTCATCACCTGTTTTCCGTTCGACTATGTGGGCGCAGCGCCGGAACGTTTTATTGTTCATGCCCACCTTTTGTCGGCTTCCCCAGACGGGGTTTCTGCCATCCATTAA
- the murQ gene encoding N-acetylmuramic acid 6-phosphate etherase codes for MATLTMLEQAPTPKPVNRGAADYNDLTTETANAASEGLDTKSALEIARIINHEDAKIATAVKKALPEIAIVIDTVARSLRDGGRLIYVGAGSSGRIASLDASECPPTYSTAPSQVQYIMAGGPKALASASDVNEDSPEIGQRDIARRRPTRKDIVIGVSASGRTPYVVGAVEYARARGAKTAAITCNLNTPLSDVADTTVITEVGPEVISGSTRMKSASAQKMVLNMITTGAMTRLGYVYDNLMVNVHMKNAKLVERGIRVLMKVCDIDRDTAIRTIKSAGKSIPIAVVMLKANVDKMEAVRRLTKSDGNVRLAIDDSRLEL; via the coding sequence ATGGCAACCCTTACCATGCTTGAGCAGGCCCCGACACCCAAACCCGTCAACCGTGGCGCAGCAGACTACAACGATCTCACCACGGAGACCGCCAACGCCGCCTCGGAGGGACTCGACACCAAGTCCGCTCTCGAGATCGCCCGAATCATAAATCACGAAGACGCTAAAATCGCAACCGCAGTCAAAAAAGCGCTGCCTGAGATCGCCATCGTCATCGATACTGTTGCGCGCTCCCTGCGCGATGGTGGCCGGCTTATCTACGTCGGAGCCGGCTCCAGCGGCCGCATCGCCTCCCTGGACGCCTCGGAGTGCCCACCAACCTACTCCACGGCTCCTTCGCAAGTCCAGTACATTATGGCTGGCGGCCCCAAGGCTCTTGCCTCCGCTTCCGATGTGAACGAAGACTCACCAGAGATCGGCCAGCGCGACATCGCCCGTCGGCGCCCGACTCGCAAGGACATTGTCATTGGAGTCTCCGCCAGCGGCCGCACGCCCTACGTGGTGGGTGCCGTAGAGTACGCCCGCGCCCGTGGCGCAAAGACCGCCGCAATCACCTGCAATCTCAACACCCCGCTCTCCGATGTCGCTGACACCACCGTCATCACCGAGGTCGGGCCGGAGGTCATCTCCGGCTCCACGCGCATGAAGTCCGCTTCCGCGCAGAAGATGGTGCTCAACATGATCACCACTGGCGCCATGACACGTCTCGGCTACGTCTACGACAACCTGATGGTCAACGTGCATATGAAGAACGCGAAACTGGTCGAGCGTGGCATTCGCGTCTTGATGAAGGTATGCGATATTGACCGCGATACGGCGATCCGCACCATCAAGTCCGCGGGTAAATCGATTCCCATCGCCGTCGTTATGCTCAAGGCTAATGTTGACAAGATGGAGGCAGTACGCCGCCTCACCAAATCCGATGGCAACGTTCGGCTCGCGATTGACGACTCTCGCCTCGAACTCTGA
- the mqnE gene encoding aminofutalosine synthase MqnE, with the protein MSLQPSSLPARHSFQTDDAALLPIATKVQQGERLSFDDGVALYRSGDILAVGWLANLVRERMHGDIAYFNVNRHINPTNVCVASCRLCAFGRKKGDAGTYTMALEEAWETAATGLTEAVTEFHIVGGLHPDLPFEYFMDLVRGLKVRFPKVHIKAFTMVEVAFLAKRGKMTIPETLERMKAAGVDSMPGGGAEIFADRVRHIICDHKIDGSEWLDTARMAHRIGLRSNATMLYGHVENEEDRVDHLLKLRAVQDETGGFQTFIPLSFHPDNTALAHIPRTTGMLDLRQIAVGRLMLDNFPHIKSYWQMVSPKMAQISLRFGADDIDGTVIEEKIYHDAGATTPQGMRRADLVRLITEAGREPFERDTMYRAVTRSEDSFTVAV; encoded by the coding sequence ATGAGTTTGCAACCATCCAGCTTGCCCGCGCGACACTCCTTTCAAACAGACGATGCTGCACTTTTGCCGATCGCGACAAAGGTGCAGCAGGGGGAGCGTCTCAGCTTTGACGATGGAGTCGCGCTGTACCGAAGCGGGGATATTCTGGCTGTGGGCTGGCTGGCCAATCTCGTGCGGGAGCGGATGCATGGGGATATTGCCTACTTCAATGTGAACCGGCATATTAACCCAACCAACGTCTGTGTGGCCTCCTGTCGGCTGTGTGCGTTTGGACGGAAGAAGGGCGACGCAGGCACCTACACGATGGCGCTGGAGGAGGCTTGGGAGACCGCAGCTACGGGGCTTACGGAGGCGGTGACGGAGTTTCATATCGTAGGGGGGTTGCATCCCGATCTTCCGTTTGAATACTTCATGGATCTGGTGCGGGGGCTGAAGGTTCGGTTTCCGAAGGTGCATATCAAGGCGTTCACCATGGTGGAGGTGGCGTTTCTGGCCAAGCGCGGAAAGATGACGATTCCTGAGACGTTGGAGCGTATGAAGGCAGCGGGCGTGGATTCGATGCCGGGTGGGGGCGCGGAGATCTTTGCGGATCGCGTGCGGCATATCATCTGCGACCACAAGATCGACGGCAGCGAATGGCTGGACACGGCTCGGATGGCGCACCGGATCGGGCTGCGATCGAACGCGACGATGCTGTACGGGCACGTGGAGAACGAAGAGGACCGCGTGGACCACCTGCTGAAGCTGCGCGCGGTGCAGGACGAGACCGGTGGCTTTCAGACCTTCATTCCGCTGTCGTTCCACCCGGACAATACTGCGCTGGCGCATATCCCCAGGACGACGGGGATGCTTGATCTTCGTCAGATCGCCGTCGGCCGGCTGATGCTGGACAACTTTCCCCATATCAAGAGCTATTGGCAGATGGTCTCGCCGAAGATGGCCCAGATCTCGCTGCGATTCGGCGCGGACGATATCGATGGCACGGTGATTGAGGAGAAGATCTATCACGACGCTGGCGCGACGACTCCGCAAGGAATGCGGCGGGCCGACCTGGTTCGCCTCATCACTGAGGCGGGGCGTGAACCCTTTGAGCGCGACACAATGTACCGAGCCGTGACCCGCAGTGAAGATAGTTTTACCGTTGCAGTTTGA
- a CDS encoding TonB-dependent receptor, whose protein sequence is MNASRKFSNRLFILIALLTVSVGICSAQSTATLSGTVTDPSGAVVPGAHVKVHSVATGLDRVVVTDGSGIYGVPSLQPGIYDVQVSADGFSLYTLQRVNLEVDQKASVNAQLSLSSAGAIVQVDSGAVQIETQTMTVGQVIDKTTVQEIPLNGRHFLDLTVLTPGGVVAPTAGSLTGASRGLGANSFITAGNREDSVNFQINGVNLNDMSQNQITFQPSINTTSEFKIDNSTFSAEYGRSSGSIVNISTRSGTNELHGEVFDYFRNEALDARNYFNRPNGTSSGDKAPLKRNNFGAAVGGPIWKGHTFFFASYEGLRQRQGILQNGTVFSPAVRNTIATSGAPAAQSLLALVPAPNNGNQYVAFTPGPVNIDQGTIDILHQISSNDQLHGFYAYQKDVRTEPNLQGNTIPGFGDHRTGSRQILTLNETHVFNPNFVNEARLGFNRIVISFTPANQLNPQDFHIGDDITTAIGIPQITVTDVGTGLNFGGPSGFPQGRSDTFGVFSDAATFLKGRHSIKFGGEFRRFLGASFASDTGTITYDTTAHFEQDLATGFTITPQTIDSRIYVNAAGLFVQDNFKLTPSLTLEYGLRFEWNGTPTEGANRLVIFNPSTVSLIQTGTNGVGGIYPQNYNYEPRLGFAWDVFRTGKTVVRGGYAYMADQPVSGVVSGLASNPPFSTKVSYANTKAPIPVESLFASATAAGIAISSTNPNLKNAYTQTYNLNLQQESPWGIVTSIGYYGSVGRHLRAQTNENQPNAAGIRPFPVLSSTSPIKPGISSNSNIAEINDVGSSSYNALWLVATKNAGHGLQFNMNYTWSKSLDTNSLGSQGGYTFQDSNNPAGNYGPSDFDTRNHYAGNAIYNLPFKGNRFVEGFSLSTIVQYQTGNPINLTYNTSTFTGVANVIRPNLVGPVATKKIQTGIANVTFIQSKVCPIGPTLAVPAGCSFQNPATRATSTSAVVSTGLGDIARNAITGPGFADVDMSLEKNTKITERVTFKLRIDTFDILNHPNFGQPSGNTAGSTFGQISSTRFATSDGGSSRQLQLSGKVVF, encoded by the coding sequence ATGAATGCTTCACGGAAGTTCTCAAACAGGTTGTTCATCCTGATCGCGTTACTGACGGTGAGCGTTGGTATCTGCTCTGCGCAGTCGACAGCGACCTTGTCCGGTACGGTGACCGATCCAAGCGGCGCCGTAGTGCCGGGAGCGCATGTGAAGGTCCACTCGGTTGCGACGGGGCTTGATCGCGTGGTCGTGACCGATGGATCTGGAATCTACGGGGTTCCGTCCCTCCAACCTGGGATATATGACGTGCAGGTTTCTGCGGATGGGTTCAGTCTCTATACCCTGCAAAGGGTCAATCTGGAGGTCGATCAAAAAGCTTCGGTCAACGCTCAACTCTCTCTGTCGTCGGCAGGGGCGATTGTTCAGGTGGATAGCGGCGCGGTGCAGATCGAGACGCAGACGATGACTGTTGGACAGGTGATCGATAAGACCACCGTTCAAGAGATTCCTTTGAATGGACGTCACTTTCTCGATCTGACGGTGCTAACCCCTGGGGGTGTGGTCGCCCCCACTGCAGGAAGTTTGACAGGGGCAAGCCGTGGATTGGGAGCTAACTCCTTCATCACCGCAGGAAATCGAGAAGACTCGGTGAACTTCCAGATCAACGGCGTGAACCTCAATGACATGAGTCAGAATCAGATCACCTTCCAGCCCTCCATCAATACGACCTCTGAGTTCAAGATCGATAACTCGACCTTTAGCGCGGAGTATGGCAGAAGTTCTGGTTCGATCGTGAACATTAGCACGCGGTCGGGTACGAATGAGCTGCATGGGGAGGTGTTTGACTACTTCCGCAACGAAGCCCTGGACGCACGGAACTACTTCAATCGGCCAAATGGTACGTCGAGTGGCGATAAAGCGCCCTTGAAGCGAAACAACTTCGGAGCTGCCGTTGGTGGACCCATTTGGAAGGGTCACACATTCTTCTTCGCGAGCTACGAGGGTCTGCGTCAGCGTCAGGGGATTCTGCAGAACGGCACGGTCTTCTCGCCTGCGGTGCGAAATACAATCGCGACGAGCGGTGCACCGGCTGCACAGTCCCTTCTGGCTCTGGTTCCTGCCCCGAACAACGGGAACCAGTACGTTGCATTTACGCCAGGACCGGTAAATATTGATCAGGGCACCATCGACATCCTTCATCAGATCAGTTCGAATGATCAGTTGCACGGGTTCTATGCGTACCAGAAGGACGTTCGCACGGAGCCAAACCTCCAGGGCAATACGATCCCCGGCTTCGGCGATCACCGTACCGGAAGCCGGCAGATTTTGACTCTAAATGAGACACACGTCTTCAATCCGAACTTCGTGAATGAGGCGCGTCTCGGATTCAACCGGATCGTCATCAGCTTTACACCCGCAAATCAACTGAATCCTCAGGACTTTCATATTGGCGACGATATCACCACCGCGATAGGGATTCCGCAGATCACCGTGACGGATGTAGGCACCGGTCTGAACTTCGGTGGTCCTTCCGGCTTTCCGCAAGGCAGGTCCGATACATTCGGTGTCTTCTCCGATGCTGCAACTTTTCTGAAGGGGAGACATAGCATCAAATTCGGCGGTGAGTTCCGTCGCTTTCTGGGGGCGAGTTTTGCCTCCGACACCGGGACCATTACCTACGACACGACAGCGCATTTTGAACAGGATCTGGCTACAGGCTTCACGATCACGCCGCAAACCATCGATAGCCGTATCTATGTGAACGCCGCAGGTCTTTTTGTTCAGGACAACTTCAAACTGACGCCAAGCCTGACCCTGGAGTACGGCTTGCGGTTTGAGTGGAACGGTACCCCGACAGAAGGCGCGAACCGCCTAGTCATCTTCAATCCTAGTACCGTGTCGCTCATCCAAACTGGAACGAATGGTGTGGGTGGCATCTACCCGCAAAATTACAACTACGAGCCTCGGCTGGGCTTTGCGTGGGACGTCTTCCGCACCGGTAAGACGGTCGTTCGTGGTGGCTACGCCTACATGGCAGATCAGCCTGTGTCTGGCGTTGTAAGTGGTCTAGCGTCGAATCCACCGTTCAGCACCAAGGTTAGCTATGCCAATACGAAGGCGCCTATTCCAGTGGAGTCGCTTTTTGCATCGGCGACGGCGGCTGGTATCGCGATCAGCTCTACTAATCCGAATCTGAAGAATGCTTACACCCAGACCTACAACCTGAACTTGCAGCAGGAGTCACCCTGGGGGATCGTGACGTCGATTGGCTACTACGGATCTGTCGGAAGACATCTCCGTGCGCAGACCAACGAGAATCAACCGAATGCCGCGGGTATCCGACCATTCCCAGTTCTCTCCAGTACCAGCCCGATCAAGCCGGGAATCTCGTCGAACTCGAACATCGCGGAGATCAATGACGTAGGGTCATCGAGCTACAACGCGCTTTGGCTGGTCGCGACGAAGAATGCCGGCCACGGATTGCAGTTCAATATGAACTACACATGGTCCAAATCGCTCGATACCAATTCGCTAGGATCGCAGGGAGGCTATACGTTCCAAGACAGTAATAACCCCGCCGGCAACTATGGTCCCTCCGACTTCGATACTCGGAACCACTACGCTGGAAATGCGATCTATAACTTGCCGTTCAAGGGGAATCGCTTTGTTGAAGGTTTCAGTCTATCCACGATCGTTCAGTATCAGACTGGCAATCCTATCAACCTGACCTACAACACATCGACCTTCACTGGAGTGGCTAACGTGATTCGGCCGAATCTTGTGGGTCCGGTAGCGACAAAGAAGATTCAGACCGGAATCGCAAATGTCACTTTCATTCAGTCCAAAGTGTGTCCAATCGGTCCGACCCTTGCGGTTCCTGCCGGATGCAGCTTCCAGAATCCGGCGACGCGGGCTACTTCTACTTCCGCGGTCGTGTCAACGGGGTTAGGAGATATCGCTCGAAATGCCATTACGGGGCCTGGATTCGCGGATGTCGATATGTCGCTTGAGAAGAATACGAAGATCACGGAACGTGTGACCTTCAAGCTTCGCATCGATACCTTCGATATTCTCAACCATCCGAACTTTGGCCAGCCCTCGGGGAATACCGCGGGATCGACCTTTGGGCAGATCTCCTCTACTCGCTTCGCGACGAGCGACGGCGGATCTTCTCGTCAACTTCAGCTAAGCGGCAAGGTCGTCTTCTAA
- a CDS encoding GNAT family N-acetyltransferase, which yields MIDEISLCDYRPTYLDAMHRLDQDCFSPEFRFDKEWMRVFAEEPDAVVRVAVITNGEIVGFVIVHIEQIETEQRAYVVTLDVAEGYRRRGLAGRLLRDAEERATARGARWMELHVFSGNEGAIRFYERSGYGRTGVRRRFYGKSGLDAFVYRKYLKFV from the coding sequence ATGATTGATGAGATCTCTCTTTGTGATTATCGTCCGACTTATCTCGATGCGATGCATCGCTTGGATCAGGACTGTTTCTCGCCGGAGTTTCGGTTTGATAAGGAGTGGATGAGGGTTTTTGCCGAGGAGCCGGATGCCGTCGTTCGTGTCGCGGTAATTACGAATGGGGAGATTGTTGGTTTTGTAATCGTTCACATCGAGCAGATTGAAACGGAACAACGAGCTTATGTCGTGACGTTGGATGTGGCAGAGGGGTACAGAAGGCGGGGATTGGCTGGGAGACTTTTGCGGGATGCCGAGGAGCGCGCAACCGCTAGGGGAGCGCGGTGGATGGAGCTGCACGTGTTCTCAGGCAACGAGGGTGCAATCCGGTTCTATGAGCGCTCAGGGTACGGGCGAACCGGAGTAAGGCGCAGGTTTTATGGCAAATCCGGACTGGACGCTTTTGTATATCGTAAGTATCTGAAATTTGTGTGA
- a CDS encoding LacI family DNA-binding transcriptional regulator — MMKVQSKDSKPDAGKPVTLKTLAEYLDLSPATISIVLNNSPVAKSISPATRERVLDAAKKFEYRPNLHARMLRTRLTNTIGVIVPELSEGYFTGVMLGVEQYLLQEGFLYFTVSHLGRADLREEYQELLMSRRVDGFLLVNTELSVNVSLPVVGVSSHSQEPGVSNIMLDHDFAAKKALRHLYDLGHRKIAFMKGQRYSLDSEARWASIVSTANDLGITIRPELCIYLEKNLWSPELGYPPMRELLARTHDFTALFCFNDTAAIGAIRAIQDAGLSCPRDISVIGFDDIIVAEYFNPRLTTVRQPLHKMGWAAAQLLIKRIQCPDEPYPHEVWFEPELVVRESTAAIPSTSRSRRGDGR, encoded by the coding sequence ATGATGAAAGTACAAAGTAAGGACAGCAAGCCGGACGCCGGCAAACCCGTAACGCTCAAGACTCTGGCAGAGTATCTCGACCTCTCCCCGGCCACGATCTCGATCGTTCTCAATAACTCCCCCGTCGCGAAGTCGATTTCACCGGCAACCAGGGAGCGAGTTCTCGACGCCGCAAAGAAATTCGAGTACCGTCCCAACCTGCATGCCCGCATGCTCCGCACTCGCCTTACCAACACCATCGGTGTGATCGTCCCGGAACTCAGCGAAGGTTACTTCACCGGCGTTATGCTCGGCGTCGAGCAATATCTCCTTCAGGAGGGCTTTCTCTACTTCACCGTCAGCCACCTCGGCCGCGCCGACTTGCGGGAGGAGTATCAGGAGCTTCTCATGAGCCGCCGCGTCGATGGCTTTCTCCTGGTCAACACGGAACTCTCAGTCAACGTTTCCCTCCCCGTCGTCGGAGTCTCCTCCCACAGCCAGGAACCGGGCGTCTCCAACATCATGCTCGATCACGACTTTGCAGCTAAAAAAGCTCTCCGCCACCTTTACGACCTCGGCCATCGCAAGATCGCTTTCATGAAGGGCCAGCGTTACTCTTTGGACTCCGAAGCCCGGTGGGCATCCATCGTCAGCACAGCGAACGACCTTGGGATCACGATACGCCCTGAGCTTTGCATCTATCTGGAGAAGAACCTCTGGTCGCCCGAGCTTGGCTACCCGCCCATGCGAGAGCTGCTCGCTCGCACCCATGACTTCACTGCCCTCTTTTGCTTCAACGATACCGCCGCCATCGGGGCCATTCGCGCAATTCAAGACGCCGGCCTCTCCTGTCCGCGCGACATCTCGGTCATCGGCTTCGACGATATTATCGTTGCTGAATACTTCAACCCTCGCCTCACCACCGTTCGCCAGCCTCTCCATAAGATGGGTTGGGCGGCCGCACAACTGCTTATCAAACGGATTCAGTGCCCAGACGAACCGTATCCACATGAAGTATGGTTTGAACCAGAGCTGGTCGTGAGAGAATCGACCGCAGCCATTCCAAGCACATCCCGGTCACGGCGAGGCGATGGTCGATAG
- a CDS encoding MFS transporter, whose amino-acid sequence MQLVQSEASQLSPNRPIILRTLGPAYFYFLVAGTVTVMLGPLLPQLIQHWQIQDAQAGTLFTADFIGQLCGAWIAARNLRASLIYGSILSAAGCIALTWLGFGAAHIALFCIGVGLGTGLTAGNIIAGTTLPAIRAKLLAVLNVAWGLGAIACPLLIYVTAAGGMRRFLFVIATLLVAASLYSIALPRAGTSFVSSAASERSGSEYATADPRFPLPLLPLISFAAAMFLYVGVENSLGGWLPSYAIRSSSSLQASSIATYFWIAELIGRLLVAALMTVLSERALYRLCLLLLLITEGLFCSIAHPSGSGVIALTILGGFTLAPVFPLLVSFMLARTGNHKRLGVLFASASVGGAVLPWLTGVCSTYFHGLRVGLVVPAAGSALLLLLSGIVTAKANTPFETNS is encoded by the coding sequence TTGCAACTAGTCCAGTCGGAAGCCTCCCAACTGAGCCCGAACCGCCCGATAATCCTTCGCACGCTTGGCCCAGCTTACTTCTATTTTCTCGTAGCTGGCACGGTCACGGTTATGTTGGGCCCTCTGCTGCCGCAGCTCATCCAGCATTGGCAGATTCAGGACGCGCAGGCAGGCACCCTCTTCACCGCTGACTTTATCGGCCAACTCTGCGGCGCGTGGATCGCCGCTCGCAATCTTCGCGCAAGCCTGATCTACGGATCGATCCTCTCCGCAGCTGGATGCATTGCACTTACCTGGCTAGGCTTCGGGGCGGCGCACATCGCCCTCTTCTGTATCGGAGTCGGCCTCGGGACCGGTCTCACCGCCGGGAATATCATCGCAGGAACCACACTTCCTGCCATCCGTGCGAAGCTTCTTGCCGTCTTAAACGTCGCATGGGGGCTAGGTGCAATCGCGTGCCCTCTACTGATATACGTCACAGCAGCCGGCGGCATGCGGCGCTTCTTATTTGTTATCGCAACGCTTCTTGTCGCAGCCTCGTTGTATTCAATCGCATTGCCTCGTGCAGGAACCTCTTTCGTGTCTTCCGCAGCATCGGAACGGTCGGGATCAGAATATGCAACGGCAGATCCGCGATTCCCCCTGCCTTTGCTGCCGTTGATCTCCTTCGCCGCTGCAATGTTTCTTTACGTCGGCGTCGAGAACTCGCTCGGCGGATGGCTACCCAGTTACGCCATTCGTTCCAGCTCATCGCTCCAGGCATCTTCTATCGCTACCTACTTCTGGATCGCAGAGCTGATTGGCCGACTGCTCGTGGCAGCCCTCATGACCGTCCTCAGCGAGAGAGCTTTATACAGGCTTTGCCTGCTGCTGCTTCTTATCACCGAAGGACTGTTCTGTTCCATCGCACATCCTTCGGGGTCCGGGGTCATCGCGCTTACAATTCTCGGTGGATTCACCCTCGCCCCGGTCTTTCCGCTTTTGGTCTCCTTCATGCTTGCCCGCACCGGAAATCACAAACGACTTGGCGTTCTCTTCGCCAGCGCCTCTGTCGGAGGAGCAGTACTGCCCTGGCTGACCGGCGTGTGTTCCACTTACTTCCATGGTCTTCGCGTCGGGTTGGTTGTACCAGCCGCAGGATCAGCTCTTCTTCTTCTTCTCTCCGGCATCGTCACGGCCAAAGCTAACACGCCTTTCGAAACAAATTCGTGA
- the murA gene encoding UDP-N-acetylglucosamine 1-carboxyvinyltransferase, whose product MDKFVVRGGNPLLGTIKVSGAKNSALPCMAAAILTEDEVILENIPQVQDIETERKLLTSMGAEVELGYGRAQHRTHIKCAILSDPVAKYEIVKTMRASSLVLGPLIARTGIARVAMPGGCAIGGRPIDLHINGLEAMGATITQDHGYLEARADRLKGAHIVFDKITVTGTEDLLMAATLAEGESIFENCAREPEVTDLAALLIAMGAKIEGAGTGTIRIQGVAKLHGARHRINPDRIEAGTFLIAGAITGGDLNVDCCEPKHLGALISKLEQCGVKIDVGADHVRVRSGGELKAADITTEEYPGFPTDMQAQYMALATQAEGTSTVIENIFENRFMHVQELIRMGANITISGRTATVRGKTPLQSAAVMCSDLRASASLVLAALVADGETILDRVYHLDRGYEHFEEKLRGVGAQIRRMGDVFGRK is encoded by the coding sequence ATGGACAAGTTCGTAGTACGCGGCGGCAATCCCCTTCTCGGCACTATCAAAGTCTCCGGAGCAAAGAACTCCGCTCTCCCCTGCATGGCCGCCGCCATCCTCACCGAAGACGAGGTCATCCTCGAAAACATCCCTCAAGTCCAGGACATTGAGACTGAGCGCAAACTTCTGACCAGCATGGGCGCCGAGGTTGAACTGGGTTATGGCCGCGCCCAACACCGTACCCACATCAAGTGCGCCATTCTGTCCGATCCCGTCGCAAAGTACGAGATCGTGAAGACGATGCGCGCCAGTTCCCTGGTCCTTGGACCGCTCATCGCACGCACCGGCATCGCACGCGTTGCCATGCCAGGAGGCTGTGCGATCGGCGGCCGCCCTATCGACCTTCACATCAACGGTCTCGAGGCCATGGGCGCCACGATCACGCAAGATCACGGCTACCTGGAAGCCCGTGCCGACCGGCTGAAGGGCGCGCACATCGTCTTCGACAAGATCACGGTCACCGGCACCGAAGACCTTTTGATGGCCGCGACTCTTGCCGAGGGAGAGTCCATCTTCGAGAACTGCGCCCGCGAGCCAGAAGTCACCGACCTCGCCGCTCTGCTCATAGCGATGGGAGCGAAGATCGAAGGCGCTGGCACCGGCACCATCCGTATTCAGGGCGTAGCTAAGCTCCACGGCGCACGCCATCGCATCAATCCCGATCGCATCGAGGCCGGAACCTTCCTCATCGCGGGCGCCATCACCGGTGGCGACCTCAACGTCGACTGCTGCGAACCGAAACACCTCGGCGCCTTGATCTCCAAGCTCGAACAGTGCGGAGTCAAGATCGACGTTGGCGCCGACCACGTCCGCGTCCGCTCCGGCGGCGAACTCAAAGCCGCCGACATCACCACCGAGGAGTACCCCGGCTTCCCTACCGACATGCAGGCCCAGTACATGGCGCTGGCCACCCAGGCCGAAGGCACCAGCACCGTGATCGAAAACATCTTCGAAAACCGCTTCATGCACGTGCAGGAGTTGATTCGCATGGGCGCGAACATCACCATCTCAGGCCGCACCGCAACCGTCCGCGGCAAAACTCCTCTGCAGTCGGCCGCGGTCATGTGCTCGGACCTGCGCGCCTCCGCCTCCCTTGTGTTGGCCGCTCTGGTCGCCGACGGCGAGACCATCCTCGACCGTGTCTATCACCTGGACCGCGGCTACGAGCACTTCGAAGAGAAACTCCGCGGAGTCGGTGCTCAGATCCGCCGCATGGGAGACGTCTTCGGGAGAAAGTAA